Genomic segment of Syntrophales bacterium:
ATATCCTGCCTTCCTTACGGGAGGCGCTATGCCCTTCCCGGTTCCCCCCTTTACGAAAGGGGGGCCAGGGGGGATTTTACCTGCTAACGGTTCATCCCTGCCAACCTTTCAAGCCCCTTTACGAAGGGGGAAAGAAAAAGGCCGGAAGCTGATTCCTCCCGGCCCGGAAACACTGATGGAGCCGGTGTCAGTAGAGAGGGTCGCAGGCCGGCTGTTCGCAGGGTTCAGTCCTGTGGATTATGCCGCCGGCGTAATATTCCTGGATTTCGTGGTTTGAAAAACCAAGCAGCTTGCTCATGATATCGGTGGTGTCTTCGCCGATGGCCGGGGCACCTCTCCAGACCGACCCCGGTGTCAGCGACATTTTCGGGATGACGCCTCCCACCCGGATGGGGACACCGGACTGCCGATCAAGAACAGGAACATGGGACTCTCTCAAGTTGTAATGTTCTTCCTTGAGCATGTCCAGGGCGTTCATCACGCGGCAACATCCTATCTGCGCGGCGTTGAGTTCCTTTTCAACCTCCATGCGGGTTCGAGCGGCGCAGTATTCCCGCAGTCTTCTGTCAAGGTCCAGCCCTTTTTCCGAGTTAACCGCTTCCGCATCCTGTGAACATGCCTCGTAGCTGTATTCTTCCGGATCAAGCCCGAGAAATTGAGGTACCCTGGCGTAAATGACGGGTCCCAGAGCGCCGATGAACACGTAGCCGTCTTTGCACATGAAGGTGTCATAGGGCTGAAAGGTGGGCGCCTTGTTGCCCGTGTGGGGTGAGACCTTTCCCTCGCCGCTGACCCAGGGCATCTGGAAGCCCATGCTGGCATGAACGGCTTCGAATTGCGAGAGGTCGATGACCTGTCCCCGCCCGGTACGCCGAACTTCCATGAGGGCCATCAGAACCGCCGCCCAGCCGTGCAGCGCCGTCAGGTAGTCAGCCGTGTAGACCTTGGCACGCTGGGGAGGTCCCGACGGGTCGCCCGTGACGGAAACCATGCCGCCGTAAGCCTGTCCAAGGGCGTCATATCCCGGCCTGCCGAGCATTTCTTTTGACCCGTACTGTCCGTAGGTGCTCACGCGGAGTATGACCAGTTTGGGATTCACTGCCAGGGCAAGCTCTGGTGTTACGCCCGCCCGTTCGATCGTTCCCGGGGCTGACGATTCCATCCAGACATCGGATATTTTCCAGAGGGCCATGCCGAGTTCTATCCCCCGCGGATTTTTCAGATTCAGGCCGAAGGAGAGACGGTTCACGGCTTCGTTGGCCCAGTCGCAGCCGTGAGGTCTCACGCCCCGCATAAGGTGAGGACCGGTGCGGCGGTGTATGTCTCCTCCCGGGCGTTCCAGGTGGATGACCTCGGCGCCGAACATGGCCATTTTTGTGGCCGCAAAGGGTTGGGCGATCACGATACCCGAACTGACGAGCCGGATGCCCTGGAGGGGGCCGAACCGGGGAATGAGCAGGGGTGTTTCCGGTCGCTCGAGCTTCAGGACCCAGTCGGGTATGGTCGCCTTCAGTTTTTCGAT
This window contains:
- a CDS encoding CoA transferase — protein: MKFQHDNRILKNEEQIEKLKATIPDWVLKLERPETPLLIPRFGPLQGIRLVSSGIVIAQPFAATKMAMFGAEVIHLERPGGDIHRRTGPHLMRGVRPHGCDWANEAVNRLSFGLNLKNPRGIELGMALWKISDVWMESSAPGTIERAGVTPELALAVNPKLVILRVSTYGQYGSKEMLGRPGYDALGQAYGGMVSVTGDPSGPPQRAKVYTADYLTALHGWAAVLMALMEVRRTGRGQVIDLSQFEAVHASMGFQMPWVSGEGKVSPHTGNKAPTFQPYDTFMCKDGYVFIGALGPVIYARVPQFLGLDPEEYSYEACSQDAEAVNSEKGLDLDRRLREYCAARTRMEVEKELNAAQIGCCRVMNALDMLKEEHYNLRESHVPVLDRQSGVPIRVGGVIPKMSLTPGSVWRGAPAIGEDTTDIMSKLLGFSNHEIQEYYAGGIIHRTEPCEQPACDPLY